AGCCGCCACGCACGGAAGGCATCCTTGCCGTACACCCGCTGCTCCAGGATCGCGGGGATCAGGGCCTCCAGGACCCGTCCGGTCCGGCCCAGCCGCAGGTGCGGCACCCGCCGGTGGGCCGCGGCGACCGTCGGTTCCACCGGATCGAAGCCGGTCCTGTCGTCTTCGGTGCCGAGCAGGGCGCCCAGCCCATCCAGGAACTCGGCGGCCCCGGGACCCCATGCCTCACATTCCACGGTGTCGACGGCCGTCTTACGGATCCGCCCGGTCACCGCGCCGGTGCGGGTCAACGATGTCCGCCAGGTGTCCGCGCCGATCACCCGGAAGCACGGATCGCCGCTGCCCCGGCGCAGCGGTGCCAGCGTCAGGGCCGGACTCACGGGTCCGTCGAAGGTCACGGTCGCGGTCGGCACCTCACCAATCTAGGACAGCGTGATCTGTGCCTTGTCCGGGTAGAAGGCCACCGTCCCGGCGATCTCGGCCACCGCCGGGTAGGGCTGCTCGTAGGCCCACACGGCGTCCTGCACACCGGCGGCGTGGTAGTAACTCGCCTCACCCTTGTACGGGCAGTAGCTGGTCGTCTCGCTGCGGACCAGTGCCGCAGGCTGCACATCGGCCAGCGGGATGTACTGCACGGCCGGGTAGCTGGCCTCCTGCAACGTCACGGCGCGGTCCGTCTCGGCCACCACGGTGCCGTCGACGCTGACGGTGACGTGCCGGCCGGTCGGCGTCACGGTGATCGGATGCTCGGCGGTCGGCTGCAGGACGGGACGCTCGCTCATGCAGCGCACAACACCGGCCGGCTGACAGTGATTCCCGCCACGGCGGATCGTTACGATCAGCGCATGACCGAACCCGTGTCCGATTCTGTGACGATCGCCGCCGACCCTCAGACGGTGTATGCGCTGATCACCGACCTGCCGACGTTGGCCTCGCTGGCCGAGGAGGCATACGCCATGCACTGGAAGAAGGGTTCGGCCGCGACCCCCGGAGCGGTGTTCAAGGGTGAGAACCGCAACGGCTCGAAGTCCTGGGCCACCACCTGCACCGTCACCCACGCGCTGCCGGCCCAGCGATTCGCCTTCGATGTGAAGGCGGCCGTGCTGCCGATCGCGCACTGGCGTTACGACATCGCCGCGACCGACGGCGGCTGCACGGTCACCGAGTCCACCTGGGACCGCCGGCCGGGCTGGTTCAAGAAGGTCGCCGGCCTGGCCACCGGGATCAGCGACCGCGACGGCGCCAACGCCGAGCACATCCGGCTGACGTTGCAGCGCCTCAAGGAGCGCGCCGAGCGAGGCTAATGCGGTTTGCGGGTGACGATGTCGGCGACCCGGGCGATCGGGGAGGTGCTGCGCCGTCCGCCCGTCTCGTGCCGGTCGGCCAGCTTGTAGGCGAGGTAGAGACTGCGCACTCCTAGCCAGCGCAGCGGTTCGGGTTCCCAGTCGCGCGACTGATGCCCGACCCACGGCAGGTCGGTGATCGGGGTGTCCCGGGCCAGCACCAGATCGGCGAGGGTGCGGCCGGCCAGGTTCGCCGCGGTGACCCCGTGCCCGACGTAGCCGCCGGCCCAGCCCAGGCCGGTGGTGCGGTCCAGCGCGACCCCGGCCTCCCAGTCCCGCGGCACCGCCAGCACCCCGCACCAGCCGTGCGCGATCGGGATGTCGCGGACCTGCGGCAGGATCGTGTGCAGGACGTCGGTGAGCAGTCCGATGGTGCGGGCGGGCACCTGCCCGTCGCGGTCGGTGCGGGAGCCGAATCGGTAGGGCACGCTGCGGCCGCCGATGGCGATCCGGTCATCGACGGTGCGCTGGGCGTAGAAGAACCCGTGTGCGGTGTCGCCGACGGTTTCGCGTCCCTGCCAACCGATTCGGTCCCAGATCTCGGCGGGTATCGGCTCGGTGGCGATCATCGAGCTGTTCATCGGCAGCCAGCGTCGATGCAGACCGGGCAGTGCGGGCGTGAAGCCCTCGGTTGCGCGCAGCACGATCGGCGCCCGCAGCGTGCCCGACCGGGTGACCGCCTTGCCCGGCTGGATCTCGATGACCGCCGACTGCTCGTGGATGGTGACGCCGAGCCGCTCGACAGCATCGGCCAGGCCGCATGCCAGTGCGGCCGGCTGAATCCGGGCACAGTGCGGAGTGTGATAGGCCGACACCACCCCGTCGAACTGGATACGTTGCGCAGCTTCGTGTTTCGTGAGTTCGGTGACCTCGTTGCCCCAACGCCGCTCCTCGGCGACGGTGGCGGCCAGGCGCGCGGCCTGCGCGGGGTTACGGGCGATTTCCAACGTTCCACCCTTGACCGCGCCGGCGTCGATACCCTCTCGGGCGGACACCTCCATGACCTCGTCCACGGATTCGTTGAGCGCTCGCTGCCACGCCAGAACCTTCTCGCGGCCATGGGTTTTCGCCATCCGGTGGCGGTCCCCGGGAACCAGACCCGACAGCCAGCCGCCGTTGCGGCCGGAGGCGCCGAATCCGGCGAAGCGGGCTTCCAAGATGGTGATCCGCAGCGACGGGTCGGCTCGCTTGAGGTAGTACGCCGTCCACAATCCGGTATAGCCGGCGCCCACGATGCAGACGTCGGCGTCACGATCACCGGGCAGCTTCGGACGCAGCTCCGGCAGTTTGTCGAACCAGTGCGAGACCTGACCGTTGATGGTGGACACCCGGCAATTCTGTCAGGCCGGGTTGTCGGCGGTGCGGCGGATGGTTGACCCCACGTACCGATGAAAGGGGCACACCATGTGCTGGCAATGCGATCACCCGGGGGCCACCCGGCAGGACTACCTCGACGTGCTGCACGGCACTGTCGCCAAGAACGGTTGGGCGGTGCAGTATGTCGAGACGGAGCCACCGTTCGCGTACACGATAGGGCTGAGCGATGCCGGCCTGCCGGAGCTACTGGTCACCGCACTCCCGCCGGGGCAGTCCATGCGATTGCTGAACGTGGTGGCTGATTACATGGTGCGAAAGACCGAACCGGCACCCGGTGACACCATGACGTTCCCGAGTGACCCCGCTGTCGAGTTCGTCGCGGTGACCGCACCCGATGCGCACATGGGTTGGGCCGTCGCGTTTCACGGCGGGCCCATCCGTGGCCTGCAGGTCGCCTGGCGGGACGAGCACGGCCACTCGCCGTGGTGCCCGGACTTCAACCAGGGCGGTCCGCGGCAGCCCGTACTTGGGGTTCGCGAGCCGCTCGGCCCCTGAGAGATCCCTCGAGATGACCACCGCGACATCGGCTTCCGAGCGACAATCTGGTCTCAGAAGTTTCTTTGACCCATTCTGCCCCTGGTGTCACATTCTGTCCGGATTTGTCGGTGGTCGCACGTATGTTCGAACCATGAAGTCGGACGCGGTGGCCAGTCGGGAGACGGTGCAGCATGCACTCTCCGATCACGCCGCGTCCACCAAAGCCTTGCTGGATGCCGACTTCACCGTGTTCGACACCGCGGAGTTATTGGCCATCCAATCCGAGCGCGAGCGGTACGCGCGCGCGGACGCGATGATTGGGCACCGCATCCAGGCCGCGCTGATGGACCGGGCCAGCGCGCATGAGATCGGCGGGAAGTCCTGGGTGGATGTGTTGGCCACTCGGATGCGGATCAGTCGTGCCGAGGCCGCCCGCCGGGTGTCGGGTGCCGAAGTGCTTGGCCCGCGCCACGCGATCGGCGGGGAGGTGCTGGATCCGGTGCTGGCGGCGTGTGCCGCCGCGTTGGCCGACGGAGCGATCTGTGCGGGGCACATCAAGGTGGTCCGGGCGACGTTGAAGACCGCGTGCGGCCGGATGGCCGGTACCGAGTTGGCGGAGTTGGAGGTGTCGCTGGTCGCCGCGGCCAAGACCACGACCCCGGAAACCCTGGAAAAGGCCGCCGAACGGGTGCTCTACAAACTCAACCAGGACGGCCATGGCCCCGATGTGGCGCGGCATAAGCGGGGCATCACCCTGGGTGCGCAGGATGCCGACGGGCTGGTGCGGATCACCGGTTGGGTGGATGCCGAGTTGGCCGCGTATCTGGGCACCGTGCAAGAGGTGTGGGGGCGGCCCGGGGTCAACAACCCCGATGATGCTGAGCCCAAGCTGAATCCGGACCCGAACCCGCTCGAAGACGAACCCGGGCCGGCGTGCGACCCGGTAAGTGAAGAACCCGCGGGCGCCGACAGTGAAGACGACGCCGCCGATGAGGGACTCGCGGACCCAGCCAGTGAAGATCCCTTCGCCGACGCTGACACAGCAGAAGATCCCGATCCCAACCACCCAGCTGACTTCGGTGCCCTGGCCGACCTGGCCGCCGGCGATACCCGCACCGGGGCCCAACGTTTGCACGATGCCTTCAAGGCGATCCTGCGTGATGCCCTGATGGCCAAGAGCCTCGGCCAGCACAACGGGATCCCGGTCACTATCGTGGTCTCCACCACCCTGGCCGAACTCGAAGCCGGCGCCGGGATCGCGGTCACCGGGACCGGCACGCTGATGCCCATGCCGGATCTGATCCGCCTGGCCGAACAGGCGTATCACTACCTGGTGGTGTACCGAAAACACACCGCCGAACCGCTCTATCTCGGGCGCACCAAACGCCTGGCCAGCAAGGCCCAACGCCTACTGCTCTACCACCGCGACCGGGGTTGCACCCGGCCCGGCTGCACCCAAGCGGCGTGTCATTGCCAGGCCCACCACGCCGAACCCAGCTGGAACAACGGCGGACTCACCGACGCCCCCACCCTCGCCCTGGGCTGCGGCCCCGACAACCGGCTCGCCGAAATGGGCTGGACCACCAGCATCGACCACGACACCGGGCGCACCCACTGGCACCCACCCCCACTGATGGACACCGGCGGCGACACCCTCAACCACCACTTCCACCCCGAAGAATTCCTCGACCCACCCGGCGAGGACAACCCATGTCAGAACGCATAGCGGTGGTACTGCGCCATATACCGCAGCGCGGGCACCGACGACATGACCTTCGCCAGCAACCGGTATGCCGGCCCCACCCGGCCGAATTCCGGGGTGTCGAACGGCGACACCCAGGCCAACAGCCGGGTGCCGGGCACCGCCGTGCGGATGTCGTCGGGGCCGTTGATCGCCCAGTGCAGCCTGGCTCCGGACCGGCGCACCACGGTATTGGTCCACTGCGACTTGATACCCAGCGTGTTGAACGCATCGAATTGCAGTTCACCGGACGGGAATCCGTCCACCACCCGACGCAGCAGCTCCAGCCCGTCCCGTTCGGTGAGGTACATCGTCAGCCCCTCACCGAGCATCAGCGTCGGGCGGTCGGCGGGAATGTCGCGCAGCCAGTCCGCATCGGTCACCGAGGCGGCGAGCACGTGGCAGCGCTCGGCCGACGGATAGAGCCGCTTCCGCAGTTGCGCGACCTCGGGATAGTCGATGTCGTACCACTGCACCCCCGGCCCCGGCCGCAGCCGGAAGAACCGTCCATCGAGCCCGCATCCGAGATGCAGCACGACGGCCTCGGGGTGTACCGCGAGAAACTGGGCGGTCCACCGGTCGAAGTGCGCGCTGCGGGTGGTCACCGCGGGCGATCTCGCCGCGGTGATCGACGTGGCGCTCCAGTCATAGTCGATCCGCTCGGCGATCTGCCGGGCCAGCTGGTCACCCAGGATGGGTCGGGGCAGACCGGCGTCGAGCACCTTGGCGTAGAAGGTCGCCAGCATGGTCTGCGGCGCCCCGGACAGATCGACCTTGAGCCTGTCGGCCATTCCTCCAGGCTAGACCGCTCGGTCCGGGAGTTCAGCTGCTCTTCTGCGCCCGCCTGGCGTCGCGCAGGCCCATCCAGAACCGGGCGGCCTCACGAATGGAATCCTCCACCGGCGTTGGCTGCCAACCGAGTTCACGGACCGCCTTGCTGCAGTCGACGGGCGCCTCGGCCCGCATCAATCGCAGCGAGGCCAGCGACAGCCGCTCATCGGTGCGGCGCAGCCGGCCCTTGATGGTGCCGATGGTGGCCAGCAGATAGGTCAGCGGCAGCGGGATGGACCGCGCCGGCGGGGGCACACCGGCCTCCTCGGCCGCGATCCGCGCCACCTCGGCATTGCTGATCATCTTCTCCGAGATCAGATAGCGCTCACCCACGCGGCCCTTCTCCGCGGCCAGGATCAGCGCGCGGGCGGCGTCGTTCACGCCGACGGCCTCCAGTTCGATACCGCTCATCACGAACGGCAGCTTCCCGAAGGCGGCGCCGGCGATGATCGCGCCGTGCGGGGTGCGACCCCAGTCGGTGCCGCCATAGGTGGTCGATACGCACATCGCCACCGCGGGCAGCCCGCGCTCGCTGGCGTACTGCAGCACCAGCTTCTCGGCCTGCACCCGGGACCGCACGTACGGCGTCAACCCACGCTCGTCGGCGATGTCCGCCTCGGTGGCGACCTTCCCACGCTGCCGGCCGACCGTCGCGTAGCTGCTGGTGAACACGAACTTGCGCAGACCCGCGGCGATCTCGGGCCGGGACGCGATGTCCAGCACGTGGCGGGTGCCGTCCACATTGGTGCGGAACAGCGGGGACGGATCCCGCAACCAGCCCCGGGTGTCCACGACGCAGTAGTAGATGACCTCGACGCCGGTCATGGCCGCGGTCAGCACGTCCTCGTCCCAGATGTCGCCGAGGTACCGCTGCACGTCCAGATCGTCGATGCCGACGGTGTTGGCGCCCTCGCGCACCATCACCCGGACCTCGCGCCCATCTTCGACGAGCCGGCGCACCACGTGCGAGCCGAGGTAGCCGTTGGCGCCGATGACCAGGACGGGGGCGAGCGCAGCGGCGGGAGAGGGATCGGTCATCGGACGCCCATCTGCTGCATCCAGGCCGCAGCCTCGTCGGTCAGCGTGCCCAGCTCCTGCGCCTTCTTGCACCATTTCTTCGCCGCGGACAGGAACCGCAACGGGTTGTAGACGTCCTCCTGGCGGCTCCACAGCCCGTCGCCGGCGTAGGTCAGGATCGACAGGTTGGTGGCGCTGATAACCGTGCCGTCACCCGGATCGCGCATCGGGTTGTCCAGCTCGCAGATCACCCGGGAGGTCGACTCGTCGATGACCGACCACAGCGCCGGAAACGATGTCATGTGGTTTCCGGGGAAGCTCTCCATGGTCTTCCAGATCCACGGCCGGACCTGCTCGCGGCCGCGCATGGTGCCTGCGGCGTGCTCCACATAGTCGACGTCGACGGTGTACTGGTCGACCCACGGGTCCCAGTTCCGGGTGCGGGCGGCCTCGGCGACCGTCTGCTCGAACGTCGCAAAGGCATCTGTCAGCTCAACTCGGGTGAACAGCGTCACGCCACAAAATAGAACACGTTCTAGCTAGGTTTGTCGAGGGTGAAACCGGCGTCCACGACCCGCCGCTCACCGAGGGGCTCGTGCAGGGTCACCGCCACGGTCCCCGGCACCGCCAGCGCGATGCACATCCGTCCGATCGCTTCCGGCGGCACGCCACCGTGGAGATCCAGCAAGACCTCCTCGGCGGTCTCGGTCACGATGACATGCACGCCGAAGCAGTCCGCGGGCCCGGCCGTGAAGTTGACCGCCAGCCCGTCCTCGGTGCGACTCCACGATTCGACATCGGTCTGGTGCGGGTTGAGAATCATCGGATTGTCGACGAACACCGTGCGCCAGGGCTCGGCCTGCACCTCCGGGGGCTCGGCGACCGGGTCTGCCCAGGCCGACGGCGGCCCGGCTGCCAGCAGGCAGCCGACCAGGATTAAGCCGGCGTGTGCTGTGGTTACAGCTCTACGCATGGGTACCACCGTAACGGCGGAGCACAATGGGTACCGGACTTGGACGACAGCTGAAGGAGTTGACGCGCATGACTGACAACCAGAAGGCGATCCTGGCCGGCGGCTGCTTCTGGGGCATGCAGGACCTGATCCGCAAGCAGCCCGGTGTCGTCTCGACCCGGGTGGGTTACACCGGCGGGCAGAACGCGCACGCGACCTACCGCAACCACCCCGGCCACGCCGAGGCCATCGAGATCATCTTCGATCCCGCCCAGACCAGTTACCGGTCGTTGCTGGAGTTCTTCTTCCAGATCCACGACCCGACGACCAAGGACCGGCAGGGCAACGACATCGGCTCCAGTTACCGGTCGGCGATCTTCTATGTCGACGAGGACCAGAAGGCCGTCGCCCTGGACACCATCGCCGATGTCGACGCATCCGGGTTGTGGCCGGGCAAGGTGGTCACCGAGGTCGTACCGGAGGCCGACTTCTGGGAGGCCGAGCCCGAGCACCAGGACTACCTGGTGCGCTACCCGACCGGATACACCTGCCACTTCCCCCGCCCGGACTGGAAGCTGCCCAAGCGGGCCGAGGTTTAGTTCCGACGAGCCAGCACCACCCGCCCCCCGCGTTTGGGGGTGAAGGCCACTCCACGCGAGTGCACCTTCTCCCCGGGCGCGGAGGTGGTGGCGATGGTGAAGTGCCGCAACACCGTACGCAGGACGACATCCATCTCGACGTTGGCGAACACCGCACCCACGCAGCGGCGGGTGCCGCCGCCATAGGGCACCCAGGCCAGCGGTGGCCGGTTGCCGACGAACCGGTCCGGATCGAACCGCTGCGGATCGTCGAACTCCAGTACGTGCAGCTGCGACAGGCTGACGATGATCGAATACCCCTGGGGCACAATCCATTTTCCGAGCTCGAAGGTCGGCGCGTAGACATGCCTGCCGGCGAAGTCGATGACGGTGCGAGCCCGCTGGGTCTCCAGGATGACGGCTTGCCGGTACTCGTTCGCCTGGACATTCCCCGTCGCTTCGCTCGCCCCGTCTCCGTCGGCCTCGGCGACCAACTCGGCCAGCACCTCGGGATGGCGGCTGATCCGCTCGAACACCCAGGCCAGAGTGGATGCCGTGGTCTCGTGCCCGGCGGCCAACAGGGTCAGCAGTTCATCGGCGATGTCGGTGTGCGACATCGCGGTGCCGTCCTCGTAGGTGCTGCGCAGCAGCAGCGCCAGGATGTCGTCGCGGTCGGCGAGGTGCGGATCGGCGGCGACATCCTCGATCAGCCGGCCGACGACGCTGTCGTAGCGGCGCCGGTATTCGGCCAACCGGCCCCACGGGTGCCAACGTCCGTAGTCGCGCTTCGGGGTGGGCAATGTCGCGCACCGCGAGCCCAGCGTCACCCAGGGCGGGATGATCTCGCGCAACTCGTCCAGGTGCGCCCCGTCGGCCCCGAAGACCGCCCGCAGGATCGCGTTCAGGGTGATCCGCATCATCGGCTCCAGCATCGGGAACTCCTGCCCGAGCGGCCAATTCACCGATTCCCGCAGCGTCTCCTCTTCGAAGATCTT
This region of Mycolicibacterium diernhoferi genomic DNA includes:
- a CDS encoding NAD-dependent epimerase/dehydratase family protein; amino-acid sequence: MTDPSPAAALAPVLVIGANGYLGSHVVRRLVEDGREVRVMVREGANTVGIDDLDVQRYLGDIWDEDVLTAAMTGVEVIYYCVVDTRGWLRDPSPLFRTNVDGTRHVLDIASRPEIAAGLRKFVFTSSYATVGRQRGKVATEADIADERGLTPYVRSRVQAEKLVLQYASERGLPAVAMCVSTTYGGTDWGRTPHGAIIAGAAFGKLPFVMSGIELEAVGVNDAARALILAAEKGRVGERYLISEKMISNAEVARIAAEEAGVPPPARSIPLPLTYLLATIGTIKGRLRRTDERLSLASLRLMRAEAPVDCSKAVRELGWQPTPVEDSIREAARFWMGLRDARRAQKSS
- a CDS encoding SRPBCC family protein; translated protein: MTEPVSDSVTIAADPQTVYALITDLPTLASLAEEAYAMHWKKGSAATPGAVFKGENRNGSKSWATTCTVTHALPAQRFAFDVKAAVLPIAHWRYDIAATDGGCTVTESTWDRRPGWFKKVAGLATGISDRDGANAEHIRLTLQRLKERAERG
- a CDS encoding DUF4262 domain-containing protein, with protein sequence MCWQCDHPGATRQDYLDVLHGTVAKNGWAVQYVETEPPFAYTIGLSDAGLPELLVTALPPGQSMRLLNVVADYMVRKTEPAPGDTMTFPSDPAVEFVAVTAPDAHMGWAVAFHGGPIRGLQVAWRDEHGHSPWCPDFNQGGPRQPVLGVREPLGP
- a CDS encoding HNH endonuclease signature motif containing protein — its product is MKSDAVASRETVQHALSDHAASTKALLDADFTVFDTAELLAIQSERERYARADAMIGHRIQAALMDRASAHEIGGKSWVDVLATRMRISRAEAARRVSGAEVLGPRHAIGGEVLDPVLAACAAALADGAICAGHIKVVRATLKTACGRMAGTELAELEVSLVAAAKTTTPETLEKAAERVLYKLNQDGHGPDVARHKRGITLGAQDADGLVRITGWVDAELAAYLGTVQEVWGRPGVNNPDDAEPKLNPDPNPLEDEPGPACDPVSEEPAGADSEDDAADEGLADPASEDPFADADTAEDPDPNHPADFGALADLAAGDTRTGAQRLHDAFKAILRDALMAKSLGQHNGIPVTIVVSTTLAELEAGAGIAVTGTGTLMPMPDLIRLAEQAYHYLVVYRKHTAEPLYLGRTKRLASKAQRLLLYHRDRGCTRPGCTQAACHCQAHHAEPSWNNGGLTDAPTLALGCGPDNRLAEMGWTTSIDHDTGRTHWHPPPLMDTGGDTLNHHFHPEEFLDPPGEDNPCQNA
- a CDS encoding class I SAM-dependent methyltransferase, coding for MADRLKVDLSGAPQTMLATFYAKVLDAGLPRPILGDQLARQIAERIDYDWSATSITAARSPAVTTRSAHFDRWTAQFLAVHPEAVVLHLGCGLDGRFFRLRPGPGVQWYDIDYPEVAQLRKRLYPSAERCHVLAASVTDADWLRDIPADRPTLMLGEGLTMYLTERDGLELLRRVVDGFPSGELQFDAFNTLGIKSQWTNTVVRRSGARLHWAINGPDDIRTAVPGTRLLAWVSPFDTPEFGRVGPAYRLLAKVMSSVPALRYMAQYHRYAF
- a CDS encoding cytochrome P450, coding for MNEVTIAERPESPAGLLPPGPTRSGALQAVGFVLARRRVVGRLTRKYGEAFTLKLPVFGPTVVVTDPQLAKQLFAANTDDVGNIQPNLSRILGPGSVFALDRADHKRRRRLLTPPFHGKSIRNYEKIFEEETLRESVNWPLGQEFPMLEPMMRITLNAILRAVFGADGAHLDELREIIPPWVTLGSRCATLPTPKRDYGRWHPWGRLAEYRRRYDSVVGRLIEDVAADPHLADRDDILALLLRSTYEDGTAMSHTDIADELLTLLAAGHETTASTLAWVFERISRHPEVLAELVAEADGDGASEATGNVQANEYRQAVILETQRARTVIDFAGRHVYAPTFELGKWIVPQGYSIIVSLSQLHVLEFDDPQRFDPDRFVGNRPPLAWVPYGGGTRRCVGAVFANVEMDVVLRTVLRHFTIATTSAPGEKVHSRGVAFTPKRGGRVVLARRN
- the msrA gene encoding peptide-methionine (S)-S-oxide reductase MsrA; the encoded protein is MTDNQKAILAGGCFWGMQDLIRKQPGVVSTRVGYTGGQNAHATYRNHPGHAEAIEIIFDPAQTSYRSLLEFFFQIHDPTTKDRQGNDIGSSYRSAIFYVDEDQKAVALDTIADVDASGLWPGKVVTEVVPEADFWEAEPEHQDYLVRYPTGYTCHFPRPDWKLPKRAEV
- a CDS encoding DUF427 domain-containing protein — its product is MSERPVLQPTAEHPITVTPTGRHVTVSVDGTVVAETDRAVTLQEASYPAVQYIPLADVQPAALVRSETTSYCPYKGEASYYHAAGVQDAVWAYEQPYPAVAEIAGTVAFYPDKAQITLS
- a CDS encoding NAD(P)/FAD-dependent oxidoreductase gives rise to the protein MSTINGQVSHWFDKLPELRPKLPGDRDADVCIVGAGYTGLWTAYYLKRADPSLRITILEARFAGFGASGRNGGWLSGLVPGDRHRMAKTHGREKVLAWQRALNESVDEVMEVSAREGIDAGAVKGGTLEIARNPAQAARLAATVAEERRWGNEVTELTKHEAAQRIQFDGVVSAYHTPHCARIQPAALACGLADAVERLGVTIHEQSAVIEIQPGKAVTRSGTLRAPIVLRATEGFTPALPGLHRRWLPMNSSMIATEPIPAEIWDRIGWQGRETVGDTAHGFFYAQRTVDDRIAIGGRSVPYRFGSRTDRDGQVPARTIGLLTDVLHTILPQVRDIPIAHGWCGVLAVPRDWEAGVALDRTTGLGWAGGYVGHGVTAANLAGRTLADLVLARDTPITDLPWVGHQSRDWEPEPLRWLGVRSLYLAYKLADRHETGGRRSTSPIARVADIVTRKPH
- a CDS encoding nuclear transport factor 2 family protein, with the translated sequence MTLFTRVELTDAFATFEQTVAEAARTRNWDPWVDQYTVDVDYVEHAAGTMRGREQVRPWIWKTMESFPGNHMTSFPALWSVIDESTSRVICELDNPMRDPGDGTVISATNLSILTYAGDGLWSRQEDVYNPLRFLSAAKKWCKKAQELGTLTDEAAAWMQQMGVR